In one window of Dictyoglomus sp. NZ13-RE01 DNA:
- the accB gene encoding acetyl-CoA carboxylase, biotin carboxyl carrier protein: MREWNLEDIKEIIYLFNQSNLAELVLEDGSVKLILKKAENLSKANGSPKVVETIVESGKQEKSEEGHYITAPLVGVFYRSPAPGAPPFVKENDLVEVGQILCIIEAMKLMNEVKSNIRGRVKKILVENGQAVEYGQKLFLIEPE; this comes from the coding sequence ATGAGAGAATGGAATCTTGAAGATATAAAAGAAATAATTTATTTGTTTAATCAATCAAATTTGGCAGAATTAGTATTAGAGGATGGTTCTGTTAAACTAATCCTTAAAAAAGCAGAAAATTTATCTAAGGCAAATGGAAGTCCAAAAGTTGTAGAAACAATAGTTGAGAGTGGTAAGCAGGAAAAAAGCGAGGAGGGACATTATATCACTGCACCTTTAGTGGGCGTTTTTTACAGATCTCCAGCCCCAGGTGCTCCACCTTTTGTTAAGGAAAATGATCTGGTGGAAGTTGGACAAATTTTATGCATTATTGAAGCAATGAAGCTAATGAATGAGGTTAAGTCTAATATAAGAGGTAGAGTGAAAAAAATATTAGTAGAAAATGGACAAGCAGTAGAATATGGACAAAAATTATTCTTAATTGAACCAGAGTAA